From bacterium, a single genomic window includes:
- a CDS encoding ketoacyl-ACP synthase III, producing MNRGSRVTGYGTALPDRVITNHDLAQTLDTSDTWITERTGIKERRIGGTTRALGIEAARKALDMAAVAPRDLDGVILATTTPDRVIPATASSVQLELGARCGAFDLNAACSGFVYGLNVAHGLILAGADHILLVGSETLSRFVDWEDRGTAVLFGDGAGAVVLSATAGDDNALLGWALDCQGALEKSLYCDFGGFIHMDGREVFRQAVRIMVSTCETALAAAGLSTDEVDLVIPHQANIRIIRSACQKLGLSEDRTVQVLSWTGNTSSASIPLALADAAGSGRLAGGDIALMVGFGAGMTSASALLRWTL from the coding sequence ATGAACCGGGGCAGCCGCGTCACCGGCTACGGCACGGCCCTGCCCGACCGCGTCATCACCAATCACGACCTGGCGCAGACCCTCGACACCAGCGACACCTGGATCACCGAACGCACCGGCATCAAGGAGCGCCGGATCGGCGGCACGACCCGCGCCCTGGGGATCGAGGCGGCGCGGAAGGCCCTGGACATGGCCGCCGTCGCGCCGCGGGACCTCGACGGCGTGATCCTCGCCACGACCACACCGGACCGCGTGATCCCGGCCACTGCCAGCTCGGTCCAGCTGGAGCTCGGCGCCCGCTGCGGCGCCTTCGACCTGAACGCCGCCTGCTCCGGGTTCGTGTACGGCTTGAACGTGGCGCACGGGCTCATCCTGGCGGGCGCCGACCACATCCTGCTGGTCGGCTCGGAGACCCTCAGCCGGTTCGTGGACTGGGAGGACCGCGGCACGGCCGTCCTGTTCGGCGACGGCGCGGGCGCCGTGGTGCTGTCGGCGACCGCCGGCGACGACAACGCCCTGTTGGGCTGGGCGCTGGACTGCCAGGGCGCGCTGGAGAAGTCGCTGTACTGCGACTTCGGCGGCTTCATCCACATGGACGGGCGCGAGGTGTTCCGCCAGGCGGTGCGCATCATGGTCTCCACCTGCGAGACCGCCCTGGCGGCCGCCGGGCTCAGCACCGACGAGGTGGACCTGGTAATCCCCCATCAGGCCAACATCCGCATCATCCGGAGCGCCTGCCAGAAGCTGGGCCTCTCCGAGGACAGAACCGTGCAGGTCTTGAGTTGGACCGGCAACACGTCCTCGGCCTCGATCCCCCTGGCCCTCGCCGACGCCGCCGGCAGCGGCCGGCTCGCCGGCGGCGACATCGCCCTGATGGTGGGGTTCGGCGCCGGCATGACCTCAGCGAGCGCGCTGCTGCGCTGGACCCTGTGA